In Apilactobacillus bombintestini, one genomic interval encodes:
- a CDS encoding metal ABC transporter ATP-binding protein gives MKDNLTPVLSVNNLDVAVQGRQLINDLSFQIFPATLTCVTGENGVGKTTLIKTILNQFNKNEHVKAPIKRSQMQYIPQLRNIDDDYPLTVTDFIGLGLQHSILPWLSRKEKQRVQKVIEMTNLQDLAKTPLGRCSGGEQQRVYLAQALVSEPKLLILDESTASLDKEAKFILLDVVKEVVKQTRTAVMFITHDPVLVKTYGDYDLKIANQSGTLKAIKEDE, from the coding sequence ATGAAAGATAATTTAACGCCGGTTTTATCCGTTAATAATTTGGACGTCGCAGTTCAAGGACGCCAATTAATAAATGACTTATCATTTCAAATCTTTCCCGCTACCTTAACTTGTGTAACTGGGGAAAATGGGGTAGGAAAAACTACTTTAATAAAGACTATTCTAAATCAATTTAATAAAAATGAACATGTAAAAGCCCCCATTAAGAGAAGTCAAATGCAATATATCCCTCAATTGAGAAATATTGATGATGACTATCCACTTACGGTAACTGACTTTATCGGTTTAGGACTACAACATTCTATCTTGCCATGGTTAAGTAGAAAAGAAAAACAACGTGTCCAAAAAGTTATCGAAATGACTAATCTACAAGATTTAGCCAAGACACCTTTAGGTAGATGTTCCGGTGGGGAACAACAACGCGTTTATTTAGCTCAAGCCTTAGTGTCAGAACCTAAGTTATTAATCTTAGATGAAAGTACTGCTAGCTTGGATAAAGAAGCTAAATTCATCTTACTAGACGTGGTAAAAGAAGTGGTTAAGCAAACCCGTACTGCGGTAATGTTTATCACTCACGATCCCGTGTTAGTAAAAACTTACGGTGATTATGATCTAAAAATCGCTAACCAAAGCGGTACATTAAAAGCCATTAAGGAGGATGAATAA
- a CDS encoding VOC family protein: protein MALNDYFDGLQHVGIPSKDLDKTIEFYKSLGFDQAGLFYNGDNRCAFMRYGNLTVETWEGDPVAMENGAINHISMNCTDVDKAFAAAKEQGLNVLDDEIQSIPSFWDNGIRFFNIQGPNHEKIEFCQIVK, encoded by the coding sequence ATGGCTTTAAACGACTACTTTGACGGTTTACAACACGTTGGTATTCCATCAAAAGACTTAGATAAAACTATCGAATTCTACAAATCACTTGGTTTTGACCAAGCTGGTCTATTTTACAACGGTGACAACCGTTGTGCCTTCATGAGATACGGTAACTTAACCGTTGAAACTTGGGAAGGCGATCCAGTTGCTATGGAAAACGGTGCTATCAACCACATTTCCATGAACTGTACCGATGTTGACAAAGCATTTGCTGCCGCTAAAGAACAAGGCTTAAATGTTTTGGATGACGAAATTCAATCAATCCCTTCATTCTGGGACAACGGAATTCGTTTCTTCAACATTCAAGGTCCTAACCACGAAAAAATCGAATTCTGCCAAATCGTTAAATAA
- a CDS encoding metal ABC transporter permease has protein sequence MLSYPFMQYAFTASFFISILCAIMGVFVVARKTAFFTHTLSEISFSGASFGVFLGTNPIVGMLIFTILSSIMIGTVGSKMSRRESSISVFSVLFIGLGILFLALANTQSSYATNILFGSIVGISLSDVHMLVGLSAFIIVVATLIYRKLKYNSFDNVGAGFNSRANTLISVIFLVLLASTVSVTAQIVGSLLIFALLTIPASSARYFVHSIWGMTLLSFVFALIGTWFGLYLSFITNLPVSFFIAAIETVIYLVAVSYDKLIQN, from the coding sequence ATGCTTAGTTATCCATTTATGCAATACGCCTTTACTGCCAGTTTCTTTATTTCTATTTTATGTGCCATCATGGGCGTGTTCGTAGTTGCTAGAAAGACTGCTTTCTTTACTCATACACTATCCGAAATTAGTTTCTCCGGAGCTTCCTTTGGGGTATTTTTAGGTACTAATCCTATCGTAGGAATGTTAATTTTTACCATTTTAAGTTCCATTATGATTGGTACAGTCGGATCGAAAATGAGTCGTCGAGAATCATCTATTAGTGTATTCTCCGTACTATTTATAGGATTAGGAATTTTATTCTTAGCACTAGCTAATACTCAATCTAGTTATGCTACTAATATTTTATTTGGTAGTATTGTCGGAATTAGTTTAAGTGACGTACACATGTTAGTGGGACTAAGTGCCTTTATCATTGTAGTAGCTACTTTGATTTATCGTAAATTAAAGTACAACTCCTTTGATAACGTAGGTGCTGGCTTTAACTCTCGTGCTAATACTTTAATTTCCGTAATCTTTTTAGTACTACTAGCAAGTACCGTTAGTGTTACAGCTCAGATAGTAGGGTCACTTTTAATTTTTGCATTATTAACTATCCCAGCCTCATCAGCACGCTATTTTGTGCACAGTATCTGGGGGATGACTTTATTATCTTTTGTATTTGCTTTAATTGGAACTTGGTTTGGTTTATACTTAAGTTTCATAACCAATCTACCAGTAAGTTTCTTCATTGCGGCTATCGAAACTGTTATATACTTAGTCGCAGTTAGTTATGATAAGTTAATACAAAATTAA
- a CDS encoding zinc-dependent alcohol dehydrogenase family protein, with protein MKALVLTGKKQLEIQNTDMPEPKADEVVINAKYAGICGTDYALYNGLPGSADAVPPIVLGHENSGVVSAVGSNVTDFKVGDRVTVDPNIYCGKCVYCHTGRPELCENLSAVGVTRNGGLEEYFTAPTQVVYHLPDDVDLKSAATCEPISCAVHGMDLLNIKPYQKALVIGDGYMGLIFAQLLRAYGAKSVTLTGRHDDKLAAEKEKLGIDRVINTTKEDIPAEYDVVVEAVGQPATQEQAIEATVKGAQVLMFGVGAPDQKFSMNTYEVFKKQLTIQGAFINPNSFEDAIALLQSGKVNVDKIIDNVISLEDVESVLNGTSNLTGKCVVKVSD; from the coding sequence ATGAAAGCTCTAGTTTTAACTGGTAAAAAACAATTAGAAATCCAAAACACTGACATGCCTGAACCAAAGGCTGACGAAGTTGTTATCAACGCTAAATACGCTGGTATCTGTGGTACTGACTATGCTCTATACAATGGTCTACCAGGTTCAGCTGATGCTGTTCCTCCTATCGTATTAGGACACGAAAACTCAGGTGTTGTTTCAGCAGTTGGTTCAAACGTTACTGACTTCAAAGTTGGTGACCGTGTAACTGTTGACCCTAACATCTACTGTGGCAAGTGTGTATACTGCCACACTGGTCGTCCAGAATTATGTGAAAACCTATCAGCCGTAGGTGTTACTAGAAATGGTGGTCTAGAAGAATACTTCACTGCCCCAACTCAAGTTGTATACCACCTACCTGACGATGTTGACTTGAAGTCAGCTGCTACTTGTGAACCAATTTCATGTGCCGTTCACGGTATGGACTTATTAAACATCAAACCTTACCAAAAAGCTCTAGTTATTGGTGATGGTTACATGGGTCTAATCTTCGCACAATTACTACGTGCTTACGGTGCTAAGTCAGTTACTCTAACTGGTCGTCATGATGACAAGTTAGCTGCTGAAAAAGAAAAATTAGGTATCGACCGTGTTATCAACACTACTAAGGAAGACATTCCTGCTGAATACGACGTTGTTGTTGAAGCTGTTGGTCAACCTGCTACTCAAGAACAAGCTATTGAAGCAACTGTTAAGGGTGCTCAAGTATTAATGTTCGGTGTTGGTGCTCCTGATCAAAAATTCAGCATGAACACTTACGAAGTATTCAAGAAACAATTAACTATCCAAGGTGCATTCATTAACCCTAACTCATTTGAAGATGCTATTGCATTACTACAAAGTGGTAAGGTTAACGTTGACAAGATTATTGACAACGTAATTTCACTAGAAGACGTTGAAAGTGTACTAAACGGTACTTCCAACTTAACTGGTAAATGTGTTGTTAAAGTTTCTGACTAA
- a CDS encoding MFS transporter, with amino-acid sequence MENVQSHSAMTKSQKWVLASTTIGQMLESMDISFISFAMSSIIISLNISTAQGGMLSTVTTFGSLLGGILFGLLADRFGRVKILTYTIFIFAFATAGIMFAQNFITFAILRFLVGVGSGGEYGSGVAMICESFKKKQQGKSTSLSTIGGQVGSILAAALSAIMIPFFGWRALFLMGIIPIFFAFVIRRNLKESQEFVDTMETEKRPKVSIKKLFANPRLAWQTAALVVMVIVQIAGYYGLINWLPSIMQKELGLSVSKSSLWTIITIIGMSFGMMTFGTILDKFGPRRAFGIFLLVAAVAVYGITFAFNGATLLLAATVLGFFSNGMYGGYGVVISRLYPTEVRSTANNFIMGCGRTIGGFSPAVIGLLMENHSLLLIMALLSVLYLISFTAMMSIPALKNSNQE; translated from the coding sequence ATGGAAAACGTACAGAGCCACTCTGCAATGACTAAATCTCAAAAGTGGGTTTTAGCGTCGACAACTATCGGGCAAATGCTAGAGAGTATGGATATTTCGTTCATCTCTTTTGCAATGTCATCGATTATTATTAGTTTAAACATCAGCACCGCGCAAGGCGGGATGTTATCGACGGTAACTACTTTTGGTTCATTGTTGGGTGGTATTTTATTTGGCCTTTTAGCGGATCGCTTCGGACGCGTTAAAATTTTGACCTATACTATTTTCATCTTCGCTTTCGCCACTGCCGGCATTATGTTCGCGCAAAACTTTATCACCTTTGCAATTTTACGTTTCTTAGTCGGTGTGGGTTCCGGAGGCGAGTACGGTTCCGGAGTAGCGATGATTTGCGAATCATTTAAGAAAAAACAACAAGGAAAATCGACTTCCTTAAGTACCATTGGAGGACAAGTAGGATCCATTCTAGCCGCTGCATTATCCGCAATTATGATTCCATTCTTCGGCTGGCGTGCATTATTCTTAATGGGTATCATTCCTATCTTCTTCGCCTTTGTAATTCGTCGCAATTTAAAAGAAAGCCAAGAATTCGTGGACACTATGGAAACTGAAAAGCGTCCTAAAGTATCTATTAAGAAATTATTTGCTAACCCTCGTCTAGCATGGCAAACTGCCGCTTTGGTAGTCATGGTAATTGTACAAATCGCCGGCTACTATGGTTTGATTAACTGGTTGCCATCCATTATGCAAAAAGAATTAGGCTTGAGTGTATCTAAATCATCACTATGGACCATTATTACTATCATCGGGATGAGTTTCGGGATGATGACTTTCGGAACTATCTTAGATAAATTCGGTCCTAGAAGAGCGTTCGGAATTTTCTTACTAGTCGCTGCGGTGGCTGTCTACGGCATTACCTTCGCCTTCAACGGCGCTACTTTACTACTAGCCGCTACGGTATTAGGATTCTTCTCTAACGGGATGTACGGTGGATACGGAGTAGTTATTAGCCGCTTGTATCCAACCGAAGTACGTTCGACCGCCAATAACTTTATCATGGGTTGCGGCCGCACCATCGGAGGATTTTCACCCGCGGTTATCGGACTATTAATGGAAAATCATTCACTACTACTAATCATGGCCTTATTATCAGTACTATATCTAATCAGTTTCACTGCCATGATGTCTATTCCAGCATTGAAAAATTCTAACCAAGAATAA
- a CDS encoding N-acetylmuramoyl-L-alanine amidase, producing MINHLRNKIRNTPRRTWIHCGIISTIVLILLIIELVRLFSLTEIKAADLYLHQDPNRESAVVSEIPHGQHVKVIKQSNNWWYIKYNNKKGWIPSWLVGVDGYNVKTSDQLPQTTIVIDPGHGGSDSGTLSANENYMEKTYTLQMAKKVANELRQQHVNVIMTRTRDEYVTLAKRTQLADQSHADLFISFHFNSDNGNGNADGYGVYQYHSSDNKVANTVNDALDNLPVKSRGVSFGNYYVLRENQRPAILCEMGFMDSAHDIHYIQSSDYQQHVADDMSKALSKYFD from the coding sequence TTGATTAATCATTTAAGAAATAAAATACGTAACACCCCGCGACGCACGTGGATTCATTGCGGAATAATTTCTACCATTGTTTTAATTTTATTAATTATTGAACTAGTACGTTTATTCTCACTAACCGAAATAAAGGCAGCGGATTTGTATCTACACCAAGATCCTAATCGTGAATCTGCCGTAGTTAGTGAAATTCCACATGGCCAACATGTAAAAGTTATTAAGCAAAGTAATAACTGGTGGTATATCAAATATAACAATAAGAAAGGTTGGATTCCTTCCTGGCTAGTCGGCGTAGACGGCTATAACGTTAAAACTAGCGATCAATTACCACAAACTACTATCGTAATTGACCCCGGACACGGCGGTAGCGATTCGGGTACTTTATCTGCCAACGAAAACTACATGGAAAAGACCTACACCCTTCAAATGGCGAAAAAAGTGGCCAATGAGCTCCGTCAGCAACATGTGAATGTAATTATGACTCGCACCCGTGATGAATACGTTACCCTAGCAAAAAGAACGCAATTAGCGGATCAAAGTCATGCCGATTTATTCATTAGTTTTCATTTTAATTCTGACAACGGAAATGGAAACGCGGATGGTTACGGAGTTTATCAATATCATTCCAGCGACAACAAAGTGGCTAACACCGTAAACGATGCACTAGACAATCTACCGGTTAAAAGTCGTGGCGTTTCCTTCGGTAATTATTATGTATTAAGAGAAAACCAACGCCCTGCTATTTTATGTGAAATGGGCTTTATGGATAGCGCACACGATATTCACTACATTCAAAGCAGCGATTATCAACAACACGTAGCCGATGATATGAGTAAAGCTTTAAGTAAATATTTCGATTAA
- a CDS encoding MFS transporter, whose amino-acid sequence MENVQSHSAMTKSQKWVLASTTIGQILECMDSSFVSFALSSIIVSLNISTAQAGMLSTITSFGTLLGGILFGLLADRFGRVKILTYTIFIFAFATTGIMFVQNFTALAILRFLVGVGTGGEYGSGVAMICESFKKKQGRSTSISTIGGQVGSILSAAVSSAMIPLFGWRALFLIGIIPIFFAFIIRRNLKESQEFIDTMQRKDRPKVSIKKLFATPRLAWQTGALIVMVIVQIAGYYGLINWLPSIMQKQLGLSVSKSALWTIVTFVGMSIGMMTFGTILDKFGPRKAFGMFLLIAAVAVYGITFAFNAATLLLAATVLGFFSNGMYCGYGVIISRLYHIEIRSTANNFIMGCGRAIGGFSPAVIGLLMENHSLLLIMGTLSILYLISFSAMMSIPGLRNMQQD is encoded by the coding sequence ATGGAAAATGTACAGAGCCACTCGGCAATGACTAAATCACAAAAGTGGGTTTTAGCGTCGACGACTATCGGACAGATTTTAGAATGTATGGACAGTTCATTTGTTTCATTCGCTTTATCTTCGATAATCGTGAGTTTAAACATCAGTACCGCACAAGCGGGGATGCTATCTACGATAACCTCTTTTGGAACATTGTTGGGTGGTATTTTATTTGGTCTTTTAGCGGATCGTTTTGGACGCGTTAAAATTTTGACCTACACCATTTTCATCTTCGCTTTCGCCACTACCGGAATTATGTTTGTACAAAACTTTACCGCTTTAGCCATTTTACGGTTCTTAGTCGGTGTGGGTACCGGTGGTGAGTACGGATCCGGAGTAGCAATGATTTGTGAATCATTTAAGAAAAAACAAGGAAGATCTACTTCGATTAGTACGATTGGAGGACAGGTTGGTTCTATCTTATCTGCCGCAGTATCATCAGCTATGATTCCTTTGTTTGGTTGGCGAGCATTATTTTTAATTGGTATTATTCCTATCTTCTTTGCCTTCATCATTCGTCGTAATTTAAAAGAAAGCCAAGAATTTATTGATACCATGCAAAGAAAAGACCGTCCTAAGGTTTCTATTAAGAAATTATTCGCCACTCCTCGACTAGCTTGGCAAACCGGTGCGTTAATTGTAATGGTCATCGTACAAATTGCCGGCTACTATGGTTTAATTAACTGGCTACCATCCATTATGCAAAAGCAATTAGGCTTGAGTGTGTCTAAGTCAGCGCTATGGACTATCGTAACCTTTGTAGGAATGAGTATTGGAATGATGACTTTCGGGACTATCTTGGATAAATTTGGCCCTAGAAAAGCTTTTGGAATGTTCTTATTAATAGCGGCAGTGGCTGTATATGGCATTACTTTCGCCTTTAACGCTGCTACCTTACTACTAGCTGCCACGGTCTTAGGATTCTTCTCTAACGGGATGTATTGCGGATATGGCGTAATCATTAGTCGCTTATATCACATCGAAATTCGTTCCACGGCCAATAACTTTATCATGGGTTGTGGGCGTGCTATCGGAGGATTTTCACCTGCAGTTATCGGATTATTAATGGAAAATCATTCACTACTACTAATCATGGGTACTTTATCAATACTATACTTGATCAGCTTTAGTGCTATGATGTCTATTCCAGGATTAAGAAACATGCAACAAGATTAA
- the scrK gene encoding fructokinase ScrK yields MLLGSIEAGGTKFVCAVGDSDFNVVDSTVIPTTTPDETFSKTIEFFKQFKDLSALSISSFGPIQIRKDSPQYGYITDTPKYGWSNVNFLGTMKENFDVPMYWTTDVNGSVFGEYIKLKSRGQRVSSLVYYTIGTGVGAGIIMNGQFVGDEGHPELGHVKLKRHEDDLDFDGICPYHKDCLEGLVSGPTFEARLGKPGPEVPLTNHVWDIMAYYVAQAALQATLTFRPEKIIFGGGVVSEDFLKKVRFEFAKQLNGYIEIKDLDSYICTPTLSDNGSATYGNFALGAALVKHEIA; encoded by the coding sequence ATGTTACTGGGAAGCATTGAGGCCGGTGGCACCAAATTTGTTTGTGCTGTAGGCGATAGTGACTTCAACGTTGTAGACAGCACTGTCATTCCTACCACAACACCTGATGAAACTTTCAGTAAGACTATTGAATTCTTCAAGCAATTCAAAGACTTATCTGCTTTAAGCATTTCATCATTTGGTCCCATCCAAATTAGAAAAGACTCACCTCAATACGGATACATTACCGATACACCCAAGTATGGTTGGTCAAATGTTAACTTTTTAGGCACTATGAAAGAAAACTTTGACGTTCCAATGTACTGGACTACCGATGTTAATGGATCTGTTTTTGGTGAATACATTAAATTAAAGAGCAGAGGACAACGCGTAAGCTCATTAGTTTACTACACTATCGGTACTGGAGTAGGTGCCGGTATCATTATGAATGGTCAATTCGTTGGTGACGAAGGTCACCCTGAATTAGGACACGTTAAGTTGAAGCGTCATGAAGACGATTTAGACTTTGACGGTATTTGTCCTTACCACAAAGATTGTCTAGAAGGACTAGTTTCCGGCCCTACTTTTGAAGCTCGTTTAGGTAAACCGGGTCCTGAAGTTCCTTTAACTAACCATGTTTGGGATATCATGGCTTATTATGTAGCTCAAGCTGCCCTACAAGCTACCCTTACTTTCCGTCCCGAAAAGATTATTTTTGGTGGTGGAGTAGTTAGTGAAGATTTTCTCAAGAAAGTCAGATTTGAGTTTGCTAAACAATTAAATGGATACATTGAAATCAAAGATTTAGATTCATATATTTGTACTCCTACCCTAAGCGACAACGGTTCAGCTACTTACGGTAACTTTGCCTTAGGTGCCGCTTTAGTTAAACATGAAATTGCTTAA
- a CDS encoding GH25 family lysozyme, with protein sequence MNEGLKMYGNKYIKHLLYSAALGSTLLVAFAGMSKPAHSQVKSYTPVAYDISEFQGHLTRQQVLNLKKEVKFVILRVQDGQYHDRQVNNNIRLMQRYGVPYGVYSYSRYTNSSQAAVEARRLHRLAPRARFYVNDFETSYTRRKEYAANAWAKQMKRLAGGNPVVLYGSKSMLDSFQPSTLGSYNNVWLADYTNYMPNPRYQYDLWQYTDRYPSNALGESLDADVIPIGGRDVSYWTGARRYHKKRPAKRRVKRMPKKQVKKVAYRVSHKKRTYRHVKLHKVVKKPTVKKIKYRYRAPKYKRLTYKVKKSRRYYNLKRKKRGTYRKYATKRRRVKRTTYKKAKKTYKKRNYAKKRHYKYHVRKRTYGKKKSYKYRSKKTRRRYRVKKTARVYHKKTMKYRRHYRAKKHYRYQKLTYKYRYHTKRSYKTRYHYYHA encoded by the coding sequence ATGAATGAAGGTCTAAAAATGTATGGTAATAAATATATAAAACATTTGCTTTATTCAGCAGCACTAGGCTCTACTTTGTTGGTGGCATTTGCCGGGATGAGCAAGCCAGCGCACTCACAAGTTAAATCCTATACACCCGTTGCTTATGATATTTCGGAATTTCAAGGTCATTTAACTCGTCAACAAGTGTTGAATCTTAAAAAAGAAGTTAAATTTGTCATTTTACGTGTCCAAGATGGTCAATATCATGATCGTCAGGTCAATAATAATATTCGCTTGATGCAAAGATATGGCGTGCCATATGGAGTATACAGCTATAGTCGTTACACTAACTCTAGTCAAGCAGCCGTGGAAGCTCGTCGTTTGCACAGATTAGCTCCTAGAGCTAGATTCTATGTAAATGATTTTGAAACTAGCTATACTCGTAGAAAAGAATATGCCGCTAATGCCTGGGCTAAACAAATGAAACGTCTAGCGGGCGGTAATCCAGTCGTTTTGTACGGTTCTAAATCTATGTTGGATAGTTTTCAACCTAGCACTTTAGGCAGCTACAATAACGTTTGGTTAGCCGATTACACTAACTACATGCCTAACCCTCGTTACCAATATGATTTGTGGCAATACACTGATCGTTATCCAAGTAACGCTTTAGGGGAAAGCTTGGATGCCGACGTTATTCCTATCGGTGGAAGAGATGTTTCATACTGGACAGGAGCTAGACGTTATCACAAGAAGCGTCCGGCTAAACGTCGTGTAAAACGCATGCCTAAGAAACAAGTTAAGAAGGTGGCTTACCGCGTAAGTCACAAGAAACGTACTTATCGTCATGTTAAATTGCATAAGGTAGTTAAAAAACCTACAGTAAAGAAGATTAAGTACCGTTATCGTGCACCTAAATACAAACGTTTAACTTATAAAGTAAAGAAGAGTAGACGTTATTATAATTTAAAGCGCAAGAAACGTGGAACTTACCGTAAATATGCTACTAAACGTCGTCGTGTAAAACGTACTACTTATAAAAAGGCTAAAAAGACATATAAGAAACGTAATTATGCGAAGAAACGTCATTATAAGTATCATGTACGTAAACGTACTTATGGTAAAAAGAAATCTTATAAATACCGTAGTAAAAAGACCAGACGTCGTTACAGAGTGAAAAAAACGGCTCGTGTTTATCACAAAAAGACTATGAAATATCGTAGACACTATCGTGCTAAAAAACACTACAGATACCAAAAATTAACATATAAGTATCGTTACCATACTAAGAGATCTTATAAAACTAGATATCATTATTACCATGCATAA